The stretch of DNA CAGTTGCTGCCTGAGGCCCAACATTGAAAGGAAACGTGCCTAAAGCAATTAAAGAGCTCGGCCGGGCAAGTTCAGCTCATGTGCCCGATTACTGACCGAATCGAATTAATCGAAAATTCCATTCGGTTTAATCTGTATTTcagttttgtttttttaaaaatatcgatCGATTCGATTTATTCGGTTTAGTATcggtttaaatttaaaaatctactaaaccatatatatatatatatatatatatatatatatatatatatatatatatatatattctattttattaaagttgaggACATGATAGTAACCATCTAGGAAAGAcatcaattttttcttccaactttacccttatatgatgtTAATATtaaacttttgttttttgttttaaatttcaacacacacttttatttttttttttcaacaattcaaatatcaactTAGTCCTTcaataatttgtcaaatttcattttagtcaatcgataaagataaaaaagactgtaaatatttattattgagCCTACTTTCACTTTCAAATTTCTATTATTGTATTGGGCTTTTTAAAATACCCAATCTTATGATAGGCCCATTTCTTTCCTAAACCAACAAGAAAATGGATCCAATTGCCTTAAACCGGACTTCATCTGCATCGTTCTGTCTTTCTCCCGTCTGTCCACCATTCTGATTTCTGTTGACTGTTACCCTAATCCTAAAGGCAACGGACGGCAACTCGATTTGTATGAATCTGTATGTTCATTGCTCCCCGCCATGTTACAGTATTTGGGAGGGGAATTTTGGTCTATTCCAGTTTCTTGATGGCTTAAGACTTGTATTTGGCGCCTTGCCTTAACAGCTCATTGTGTTGGAATGGAACATTCTACTAATGCTGGAGCTTGAGTTAAGCTTTCATCTTCTACGAGACAAACAAGATAGTTTGGTCCTGGAACTGAACCTTACATGAGCTTGAGCATGTTTATTTGTCTCTAGATGCACTTAATTTGACTTGTTTGTATTTTGAATTGTTGGCTTTCATATCTATTTGTTAAATCAGATTCCTTATTTCTATTCTGATCATGCCCTCAAGTGTGTCATTAAATAATTTTCTGTACCATGCTTGGTTGTTTGAGTTTGACATTAAACTGATATAACTCTCCTTTCTCTGTCTTCTTTCCTCGTTGTTTGGTTTGCAGCTGGCATGTATGCTTCTTCCCACAGTCACGAAATTTGCCTCGAGCAACATTTCCTACTCAAAGCTTTTATCTCAATTTTCTCTGACCAAGTCTTTAAATGAAGGCCTCCAAATTCACACACACCTATTAAAGGTCGGGTTATCCAAGGATTCAAAACACTGGAACCATTTGATTAATTTATACTCCAAGTGTAAAGCTTTTAGCCAGGCATGCAAGCTGATTGAAGAAAATCACGAACAAGATGTGGTATCCTGGTCCTCTTTGATATCTGGGTATGCCAAGAATGGCCTTAGTGAAGAAGCCCTTCTGGCTTTTCGCAAAATGCATATATTGGGAATTAGATGTAATGAATTTACTTTCCCCAGCATACTCAAGGCATGTGCAGGTTCCAAAAATTTTGTGCTTGGGAAGCAAGTTCATGGGATTATTGTGCAAACTGGGTTTGAATCAGATGTATTTGTTGCAAATACATTGGTGGTTATGTATGCTAAATGTGACAATTATGTTGATTCTATGAGATTGTTTGAGGGTATTCCAGAAAGGAATGTTGTTTCTTTTAACGCCCTGTTATCATGTTACACGCAAAGTGATTCTTTTTGGGAAGCACTGGCGTTGTTTCAAGAAATGGTTGCAAGTGAAGTTAGGCCCGATGAGTTTAGTTTGTCAACTATATTAAATGCCACGACAGGGCTAAGAGATATTTATCAGGGAAAGAAGATCCATGGCTATCTCATTAAGCTTGGATACGAGGATGATCCATTCTCATTGAACGCACTAGTTGACATGTATGCAAAAGCTGGGGATCTGGGAGATGCAGTTACTGTTTTTGATAATATTAAAGAACCTGATATTATTTCGTGGAATGCTGCCATCGCTGGATGTGTGCttaatgagtatcatgaaagGGCTTTAGAATTGTTAGAACAGATGAAGAGATCGGGTATTCACCCCAATATGTTCACCTTATCGAGTGCTTGTAAAGCTTGTGCAGCATTGGGATTAGAAGAATTGGGTAAGCAGTTTCACTGCTATTTCATTAGGATGGAGATGATGAACGATAGCTTTGTGGGTGTTGGTCTCATTGACATGTATTGCAAGTGTCGGTTGATGAAGGATGCAGTAACAATTTATCGGTTGATGCCGCACAAAGACTTGGTTGCACTGAATGCAATGATTTCTGGATACTCACAAAATGGGCAGAACGGAGAAGCTCTGTATCTATTCATGGAGATGTACAAAGAGACAATGGGATTTGACCAGGCAACCATACTAGTGGTTCTTAATGCGATTGCAGATTTGCAGGATGTTGGCGCCTGCAAACAAATTCATGCACTTATAATAAAATCAGGCTACCAAGCTGATAGTTTCATTATAAACAGTATTGTTGATTCATATGGAAAAAGTAGCCAGGTGCATGATGCGGCTAGAGTATTTGAAGAGTGCCCAAATCTTGATTTGCCATCTTATACATCAATGATAACTTCTTATTCTCAGTATGGACAGGGCGAAGAAGCTTTGAAGCTTTTTTTAAAGCTACTAAACATGGATCTTAAGCCAGATTCTTTTGTTTGCAGTTCGCTTCTTAATGCGTGTGCAAATTTATCTGCTTATGAACAGGGGAAGCAAATCCACGTTCATGTGTTGAAATTAGGGTTCATATCAGATGTTTTTGCCGGAAATTCACTTGTCAACATGTATGCTAAATGCGGAAGTATAGAGGATGCTGGTTGTGCtttctctgaggttcctgagagaGGTGTTGTATCATGGTCTGCAATGATTGGGGGGCTTGCGCAACATGGGCATGGTAAAGAGGCCCTCCAGTTATTCAATGACATGTTGAAAGACGGTGTTGCTCCCAACCACGTGACGTTAGTCAGTGTCCTTTGCGCGTGTAATCATGCCGGGCTTGTTAATGAAGCTGGGTGGTATTTTGAGAACATGAAAATGAATTTCGGCATAGAACCAACACAAGAGCACTATGCTTGCATGATTGATGTTCTTGGCCGTGCTGGAAAATTGGACAAGGCAGTGAATCTCGTGGATAATATGCCATTTGAAGCTAATGCCACCATTTGGGGGGGTCTTCTTGGTGCTGCAAAAATTCACAAGAATCTAGAGCTAGGACAACGTGCTGCCGAGATGCTTTATACTCTTGATCCAGAAAAATCTGGTACCCATGTTATTCTTGCAAATATATACGCCTCTGCGGGATTATGGGAAAATGTTGCAAAGGTGAGAAGACTAATGAAAGACAGCAAAGTGAAGAAGGAACCAGGGATGAGTTGGATGGAGATAAAAGACAATATCTACACATTTATAGTTGGAGATAGAAGCCATTCTAGAAGTGAAGAGATATATGCAAAACTCGAGGAGCTGGGACAACTAATGGCCAAAGCTGGTTATGTTCCTATGGTAGAGATTGATCTCCACGAtgttagaaagaaagaaaaagaagtTCTTCTCTCGTATCATAGTGAAAAGCTTGCGGTTGCTTTTGGGCTGATTTCCACCCCAGATGGAGCACCTATCAGGGTGAAAAAAAATCTTCGAATCTGTTTGGACTGCCATACAGCATTCAAATTCATCTGTAAAATTGCTTCAAGGGAAATTATTATCAGAGATGTTAACCGGTTCCACCATTTTAGAGATGGATCTTGCTCCTGTGGGGATTATTGGTAACATTTCTGGAGGCCCCATGTAGCACTATTATGTTGCTAAAGAAATCTTCAAGGTGACCATTACACCTTACTAGAATGTACGAACATCGAGTAAATTAACTATATTTGGTCAAATTTTAGCTTGAACGCCTGCCACAAGGGTACAAACTACAACGGATCTGCAATGACGCTTATTGAATCATTATCCAGGTTCAACATGCTGATTTCTTTGAGTTTGGAGATTTAGGTGTTAATTTGAGATCGTTATGTTTATCCTGTGTCTTATAATGGCCTGGAATTGAATCCCGTGTGCTAAATCTGTCTCTTTGGTCATCCTCGCAATCTTGGGAAATGACACTGAGTTTGAAAGGGCTGTTAATTCTCTATCTGAAGATCTAACATTCGATGTTGATGCAAGGATAAATCTTTTTGAGGTGGTGTCAACATTATTGATTGAAAACTTCATTTAGTTTGATAAAGTGCAACATAAGAGTACTTGGAGGACTTGTTTCTGCTCATGTTCTTTTAACTGATTCTACAAACAGGTTAACTGGAGGAACTTACAAAAACTAACTTCCTGTCCTGGCTGAGGAGTTAGAGCAAGGTTTTTACCTGCTTTTGACACCCTTACTGGGCTGCCATATGCATGGATCAATTTGAAGATACTTCttgaaatattaatttgagaatCAGAATAAATTGCATTTGGACATTCTCTGTAATGCTGGAAATGTTGAAAAACCTTGTGAGAAATTAATGAGCTAAAATCCAATGTCTTTGTAAATTGACATTTTAAATCCCTTGGCTGATATTTTTGTTGTACGGGTGCTCCTTATACGGCTGGCTGTTCATGAAATtactttgatattttatttctcaaaattcaaaagttgaAAATGGAATCCggaaattttttaagaaaacattattatatttattttttcttcgtTTTATAATAGATTAGGAATTAGGATGCATATGATTCTTCAAATATAAGGAACATTAGAACTAATTGACAAAGTATTCCGTGTGAACATGTAAATGTGTCTTCATGATAAATATATGTCCCATCACTTGTTTAATTCTGGATAACATGCTAAAGTCACTGAGCTGGGTCTATGGTGCTATCAGTTGTAAGAAGGATTCCCCATGATGGATGCTTTGGGACAGCATCATTTGAGAGTACATCTTtgtgaaaaaatttaaaaaataattgatgGTTTTACTGATTAATTTCTTATACTTTTTATATTAATGTGCTGGATGTCATGAAATTGTGTAGATGTTTGGAGCCTTTGGTTCGCCGAGTGGTAATTTGAATTATACATTGTTGTTTGGAGTCTTTGATTCGCTGAGTGGTAATTTGAATTATACATTGTGGTTGtttagaaaatatttgtatGCGGAAAAATGCCTGTGGCACTATATTAACAATTTTTGGCGGGCAGATTATTTTTTACATTGAGATTTCTCGCTAGAATTTGATATCCTAGATTATTGTATAAGTTGATTACCCATCGAATCTAATATTGATTGGATATTTCACTCCTACTATTACTTATCCGTTCTTAtataagtttttattttttctatatattAACTTATTCTGGGTTGACTTGGATCACTTCCAGTAAATTCTTGCTCTAGCTTCCTAGTGCATATGTCGTGTCAAATGAATAACAGACTTTTGAACTTGTCTCCATATTCTTCAGTTTGGCACTTGTTTGTGACCACATGTTTCATGACCATATGTCGTAAAGACACCTCGGACTTTCATTCTTTTATAACATGAGGTAGGACACTTGATCGGAACTTGTTTGATACCTACAGTAAATGCTAGTGATTTTCGATTCACTAACTGCTTGTAATTTCTGGCGTTTTCTATCTAATTTTCTAGGAATTATGAGAAAGACACACCCCTCTCGGAACTAAGGAGTTTACAGTTACAATTTTCAAAAGCTCTCTCTCTCTTTCTGTATTTACTGGGACTCTCATTTTAGGGGAAGGAAGTACCAGTATGGAAGTTACTTTAATCGATGTGCTTATTAGAGAAAATTACGATCTACTGTTGTTCTATGCTGGTTTCTTGGAACTATTTTAAATCTCCTATACTATAAAATTTATTCCTTCCATCTTTGATAATTAGAGGGCTCCTGTGGTTAAATTATGCAGAAAGGGGAAGAGCAGCAGCATCTGAAATGAATAAATCATTTGTGGTTGGTTGATTGTGCATCTGATCACTGATGGAAAGTAGTGACCAAGTTGGCAGGCAGAAGGTGCAAAACCATGTCTAATTcttctcatttaatattttatgagaATATTTTAGAACATCTGAAGGGAGCAAATGTGTTATGCAAGTAAGAATGACAATGATAGAGAGGAATGTCGACATTCAACGATATTCTTTAGTTGCTGGTGGAGCACTTACAGTCAGTATTACATGGTGTTGTAAACTTTTGGAAGGATTTTCTCAAGGTCctttaaaaattgaattttttgtaAGCTGTATCGGGACTTAAACCGTAGAGTATGCAAGCTGTACTTGGAGCACTCACGCCTTCTTCCCCACCGTGCCTCCCAGATAATCCACCTCTAAGATCTTGTTAGGTATGATCTCGATCTCAACTGAGTCCGTCCATCTTTGGCAACATTAATTGGATCACATCAACTCAGCAATACTTCATTGTCAATTATTCTGTTCTCTGTttatattcagttctttctgcagGATGTTGCCAAATGTTGGCTTTGGCATCCATATTCTATAGaacaaaaattgaattaaattaataatgtaagtatttttttattcttgGCATAATGGATTCAGTCCATTGAACAATATTTTGTTCGAAAAAATGTAGATCCAAACAAATTATATGAATTAGAAATAACAATTCatcatattaattattaaactgAACTAacataacaatacaaatatataattatatgaaaagatttgaattaattaagcaatataagAGTTTAAATAGAATGATATGAtggattttaattaattaagtaatatAAAGgtgtaagaaaatattttggtaTATGTTGGTATTTTTCTGCTCATTACTctattagttattaattatacacctgaaattaaaaacaatatatattgaagatttaaaataatatttaattataatttttggagtaaataaaaatatgagacaATAATTGTTCTTGAtagattatattttaaactataattatgtgaatattttaaatttaaaatctttcaAAAACCTGCATTTTGTTAGCAAGTGAGTTATATAAAGAAATAATAAGACATCATATTAGCTATAGAAAAACTTATAAACATAAATTGTATTTTAAGGTTAAAAAACACTAATATATTTAAACATAAGAattgaaataaagaaaaaataataattaattcactttttttatgcatgagatGTTTGCTTAAAATAGTGAACTGAGAAACTTTCATTTCTTaccattttattaaattatgattcatttctttaaattaataattgaaatcaaccaattattttttataagttATTTGAGTTGAATGATAAATAAAGGTTACAAATGTTAACTTAATTGACTTAAATGATGTATAAATGTTACTAATACCcaactttattatatttattcatCTTATTTTTACATTGTGATGTTTACTCGAAATATCACTATTCTAAAAAATATCACTCTAAATTAACCTCTAATGTCACATGGTGTATCATGTATTGTCGTAATCATTATCctcttatttttttcaaaatcgcATTTGCtgaagtttgaaaaaaaaaaatttttttttaaatgactgAAGTTTGAAGTTATTaacataaaatttatatttaaagaattttcttattatcatttgaaaataaaacTATATATACTAGTGATGAATTTTATATACATTGGACATTAAAAATTACTAAATTTGAAttagaataaaatataattacttagtacaacaatatttttcaattCAATTACTTGTAACTATAAGTTTATCGTTAAATTAGAGGGTGCCcaactttttcatttttttctttatttgctaattaaaataataaattttaacgTGACAAATATGATGTATGTGCTGATAAGTAATAACGAGATATCGGGATGGTCAAATTGTGACTCATTATCACAAAAAATATTTGAGAGGTGCAAGATGAATGATGATAATGACATATTTTCAATTGTCTAATTTTTTcgtattttataatttattatataatattaatctAAGTGATATAATTGCCATGACATAATTGTTTTACAATTGTAAATAGAAAAAATTATCCTCTCCACGATATAAATTCAAAGACATCACAATAAtagaaatttataatttttaacataaaaaagatATATAGAAAATTAATTTTAGATTATTTTCCGTATCTCACTTAAATT from Primulina tabacum isolate GXHZ01 chromosome 3, ASM2559414v2, whole genome shotgun sequence encodes:
- the LOC142540857 gene encoding pentatricopeptide repeat-containing protein At3g12770-like isoform X2, with product MLLPTVTKFASSNISYSKLLSQFSLTKSLNEGLQIHTHLLKVGLSKDSKHWNHLINLYSKCKAFSQACKLIEENHEQDVVSWSSLISGYAKNGLSEEALLAFRKMHILGIRCNEFTFPSILKACAGSKNFVLGKQVHGIIVQTGFESDVFVANTLVVMYAKCDNYVDSMRLFEGIPERNVVSFNALLSCYTQSDSFWEALALFQEMVASEVRPDEFSLSTILNATTGLRDIYQGKKIHGYLIKLGYEDDPFSLNALVDMYAKAGDLGDAVTVFDNIKEPDIISWNAAIAGCVLNEYHERALELLEQMKRSGIHPNMFTLSSACKACAALGLEELGKQFHCYFIRMEMMNDSFVGVGLIDMYCKCRLMKDAVTIYRLMPHKDLVALNAMISGYSQNGQNGEALYLFMEMYKETMGFDQATILVVLNAIADLQDVGACKQIHALIIKSGYQADSFIINSIVDSYGKSSQVHDAARVFEECPNLDLPSYTSMITSYSQYGQGEEALKLFLKLLNMDLKPDSFVCSSLLNACANLSAYEQGKQIHVHVLKLGFISDVFAGNSLVNMYAKCGSIEDAGCAFSEVPERGVVSWSAMIGGLAQHGHGKEALQLFNDMLKDGVAPNHVTLVSVLCACNHAGLVNEAGWYFENMKMNFGIEPTQEHYACMIDVLGRAGKLDKAVNLVDNMPFEANATIWGGLLGAAKIHKNLELGQRAAEMLYTLDPEKSGTHVILANIYASAGLWENVAKVRRLMKDSKVKKEPGMSWMEIKDNIYTFIVGDRSHSRSEEIYAKLEELGQLMAKAGYVPMVEIDLHDVRKKEKEVLLSYHSEKLAVAFGLISTPDGAPIRVKKNLRICLDCHTAFKFICKIASREIIIRDVNRFHHFRDGSCSCGDYW
- the LOC142540857 gene encoding pentatricopeptide repeat-containing protein At3g12770-like isoform X1, which codes for MLELELSFHLLRDKQDSLLACMLLPTVTKFASSNISYSKLLSQFSLTKSLNEGLQIHTHLLKVGLSKDSKHWNHLINLYSKCKAFSQACKLIEENHEQDVVSWSSLISGYAKNGLSEEALLAFRKMHILGIRCNEFTFPSILKACAGSKNFVLGKQVHGIIVQTGFESDVFVANTLVVMYAKCDNYVDSMRLFEGIPERNVVSFNALLSCYTQSDSFWEALALFQEMVASEVRPDEFSLSTILNATTGLRDIYQGKKIHGYLIKLGYEDDPFSLNALVDMYAKAGDLGDAVTVFDNIKEPDIISWNAAIAGCVLNEYHERALELLEQMKRSGIHPNMFTLSSACKACAALGLEELGKQFHCYFIRMEMMNDSFVGVGLIDMYCKCRLMKDAVTIYRLMPHKDLVALNAMISGYSQNGQNGEALYLFMEMYKETMGFDQATILVVLNAIADLQDVGACKQIHALIIKSGYQADSFIINSIVDSYGKSSQVHDAARVFEECPNLDLPSYTSMITSYSQYGQGEEALKLFLKLLNMDLKPDSFVCSSLLNACANLSAYEQGKQIHVHVLKLGFISDVFAGNSLVNMYAKCGSIEDAGCAFSEVPERGVVSWSAMIGGLAQHGHGKEALQLFNDMLKDGVAPNHVTLVSVLCACNHAGLVNEAGWYFENMKMNFGIEPTQEHYACMIDVLGRAGKLDKAVNLVDNMPFEANATIWGGLLGAAKIHKNLELGQRAAEMLYTLDPEKSGTHVILANIYASAGLWENVAKVRRLMKDSKVKKEPGMSWMEIKDNIYTFIVGDRSHSRSEEIYAKLEELGQLMAKAGYVPMVEIDLHDVRKKEKEVLLSYHSEKLAVAFGLISTPDGAPIRVKKNLRICLDCHTAFKFICKIASREIIIRDVNRFHHFRDGSCSCGDYW